From a region of the Maridesulfovibrio ferrireducens genome:
- a CDS encoding PAS domain S-box protein yields the protein MTDDINTNYRIHKLEASLAQSENHFRLLFDSVEDAIFMFEVLPNGTRGLIRDVNEAACKRLGYTRDEFLKMTVEEFSFTETGQPSPSLFETFAQEQKTLFELIHIAKDKRKIPVEISARRFDYEGTPMILSIVRDISARKEVEQSQKTYLKQLESEVAERTGELERINEQLKNQVKELEHSRHIQTVLYEIISHAQSSDNLNELLQSIHKIMIKELHADNFFVALIDNDQDSLKFEYCVDKTTPHCSTIENISRLGGKRLSLLPIRRSETVHMSKTQIMRLIDRGIIEVCGVIPEVWLGVPLRIRGIPIGVLVIQDYDTPSSYSSEDLQLFAACSDQIALAIERKNHDDLSKSARDIFQNIPSGLFIYQYTKPDSLKLLDANPAAEKITGITLKNWIGHEFLDIWPGFDAQEIFKQFLSPLKTGKDFTSNEVLYKDKKLSGAYRVRTFLLQNDKLGIAFEDTTEQKRAELSIRESEEHYRAFFEDNHSVMYILDTADGKILDTNKAAEAYYGYSREELLTMKISDINSLSEKQVKKIIKKVTEKTISNIIGRHRLANGEYRNVEIFSGPFEVRGRTRLISIIHDITERLKNEAELSEAKEAAESANRAKDEFLANISHEIRTPLNGVMGMLQLLQIAQLNKEEQSCVDTALQSSRNLLRVLNDVLDFTKIEAGKMDIYEEPFELTELIKQCLDLFKIQAEEKELQLISNIDSSTQNYYVGDEGRIRQILFNLVGNAIKFTEYGSITISVFSLPHPTPGKHRLFFSIEDTGVGIPDDKIEHIFDSFTQVDGSLSRKYQGAGLGLSIVKRLVNLIGGNISLQSEVGMGTTILFCVHVEMHEPPVSLQAEVTKEIIRNKPLHILLVEDEKVNRLMALRFLEKMGHSVVCAENGEMCLEELRKQTFDAILMDIQMPVMNGLEATHLIRTSKEFNMNRSVPIIALTAHATNNDRNIAIQTGMNEYISKPFEWELLKKTLYEVTS from the coding sequence ACTTTTTGATTCAGTTGAAGATGCTATTTTTATGTTTGAAGTTCTTCCGAATGGAACGAGAGGCCTCATTCGCGATGTAAATGAAGCCGCGTGTAAACGCTTGGGATATACCAGAGATGAATTTCTAAAAATGACTGTTGAAGAGTTCAGCTTTACAGAAACAGGACAACCCAGCCCAAGTTTATTTGAAACTTTTGCTCAAGAACAAAAAACTCTGTTTGAATTAATTCATATTGCTAAAGATAAAAGAAAAATCCCTGTTGAAATCAGCGCCCGAAGATTCGACTATGAAGGAACCCCCATGATCCTCTCTATTGTGAGGGATATTTCAGCTAGAAAAGAAGTTGAGCAATCACAAAAAACATACTTAAAACAGCTTGAGTCAGAGGTTGCGGAAAGAACCGGAGAACTCGAGCGGATTAATGAGCAGCTAAAAAACCAAGTGAAAGAACTTGAACATTCCCGTCACATCCAGACAGTTTTATATGAAATAATCAGTCACGCACAGTCCTCCGACAATCTAAACGAACTCTTACAATCGATACACAAGATAATGATTAAGGAGCTTCACGCAGATAATTTTTTTGTAGCCTTAATTGATAATGATCAGGATTCTCTGAAATTTGAATACTGTGTTGATAAAACGACTCCGCACTGCTCCACCATTGAGAATATCAGTCGTCTGGGAGGCAAAAGGTTAAGTCTCTTACCAATTAGACGTAGTGAAACTGTTCATATGTCCAAAACACAAATTATGCGATTAATAGATAGAGGCATAATTGAAGTTTGCGGTGTTATACCGGAAGTATGGCTTGGTGTTCCTTTGCGTATCCGGGGTATCCCTATCGGTGTTTTGGTTATTCAGGATTATGATACTCCAAGTTCTTATTCCAGCGAAGATTTGCAGCTTTTTGCGGCCTGCTCTGACCAGATTGCCTTAGCGATTGAACGCAAGAATCATGATGATTTATCTAAATCAGCACGCGATATTTTCCAGAACATTCCCTCCGGACTTTTCATTTATCAATATACAAAACCTGATTCATTAAAACTGTTAGACGCAAACCCTGCTGCGGAAAAAATTACCGGAATTACGTTGAAAAACTGGATAGGGCATGAATTCTTAGACATCTGGCCCGGTTTTGACGCACAAGAAATTTTTAAACAATTCCTTTCCCCCTTAAAAACCGGCAAAGATTTTACCTCCAATGAAGTCCTCTATAAAGATAAAAAGCTATCCGGAGCATATCGAGTACGTACCTTCCTACTCCAAAACGACAAACTTGGTATTGCGTTTGAAGACACTACTGAGCAAAAACGTGCTGAACTTTCAATTCGTGAAAGTGAAGAACATTATCGAGCTTTCTTCGAAGATAACCACTCTGTCATGTATATTCTGGATACTGCTGACGGTAAAATTCTCGATACGAACAAGGCCGCCGAAGCTTATTACGGATACTCCCGCGAAGAACTTCTTACAATGAAGATTTCCGACATAAACAGCTTATCGGAAAAACAAGTTAAGAAGATTATCAAAAAAGTAACAGAGAAAACGATCTCGAATATAATAGGACGACATAGACTGGCTAACGGTGAATACCGAAACGTTGAAATTTTTTCCGGACCTTTTGAAGTCAGAGGCAGAACCAGATTAATCTCAATTATTCATGATATTACCGAACGGTTGAAAAATGAGGCTGAACTTTCAGAAGCAAAAGAAGCGGCTGAATCAGCCAACAGGGCAAAGGATGAATTTCTTGCAAACATAAGCCATGAAATAAGAACTCCACTCAATGGGGTCATGGGAATGCTGCAACTGCTACAGATTGCACAGCTGAATAAAGAAGAACAATCCTGTGTTGATACAGCCCTTCAATCTTCCAGAAACCTGCTCAGAGTATTGAACGACGTTCTTGATTTCACAAAAATTGAAGCCGGCAAAATGGATATTTACGAGGAACCTTTTGAGCTGACGGAACTTATCAAGCAGTGTCTCGATTTATTTAAAATTCAAGCGGAAGAAAAAGAACTGCAGTTAATATCCAACATCGATTCGAGCACACAGAATTACTATGTTGGAGACGAAGGCAGAATCCGGCAGATTTTATTTAATCTAGTCGGAAATGCAATAAAATTCACAGAATACGGTTCAATAACAATAAGTGTTTTTTCACTTCCTCACCCAACCCCCGGCAAGCATCGACTATTTTTCTCAATTGAAGATACCGGGGTTGGAATACCAGACGACAAAATCGAACACATTTTTGATTCTTTCACACAAGTGGACGGCTCATTATCAAGGAAATACCAGGGAGCAGGTTTAGGACTCTCCATAGTTAAAAGGCTGGTAAACCTGATAGGCGGTAACATTTCGCTTCAAAGCGAAGTCGGAATGGGAACCACAATACTTTTCTGCGTGCATGTAGAAATGCACGAACCTCCGGTTTCTTTACAAGCGGAGGTCACTAAAGAAATAATTAGAAACAAACCCTTGCACATTCTTCTGGTTGAAGATGAAAAGGTTAACAGACTCATGGCTCTGAGATTTCTTGAAAAAATGGGACACAGTGTCGTTTGTGCTGAAAATGGAGAAATGTGCCTTGAAGAACTTCGCAAGCAAACATTCGATGCGATTTTAATGGACATCCAGATGCCGGTAATGAACGGGCTTGAAGCCACTCATCTAATCAGAACATCTAAAGAATTTAATATGAATCGCTCCGTCCCGATAATAGCCCTGACAGCACATGCAACAAATAATGATAGAAATATCGCAATTCAAACTGGAATGAACGAATATATAAGTAAACCTTTTGAATGGGAACTACTCAAAAAAACACTATATGAAGTCACAAGCTAG
- the hpnA gene encoding hopanoid-associated sugar epimerase, with product MHVLVTGATGLIGSNLIPILQEQGYKISVLVRDPEKAKRCLSTGIKICPGHLNDEKTIEKALKGCRFLFHLAADYRLWVPDPQAMYLTNVDGTRLLMTKALEAGVERIVYTSSVCTLGYHTDGSPANEDLKSSLESMISPYKKSKFLAEKAVSRMVKENGLPAVIVNPSTPVGPGDSRPTPTGAMILNTARDGGRFYAETGLNIAHVGDVARGHLLALEKGTIGRRYILGGDNLYLKELFAMTAKAAGKPGPMCKVPTAALYPIAIISEILARLNLVDEPVATMDSIRMASKIMFYSSKRAETELGYTHRPAIQAVEDAIKWFKENGMLA from the coding sequence ATGCATGTACTTGTCACCGGCGCAACTGGACTTATCGGCTCCAACTTGATCCCTATCTTACAAGAACAGGGTTATAAAATCAGTGTTCTCGTCCGCGATCCAGAAAAAGCAAAGCGATGTCTAAGCACCGGCATAAAAATATGCCCCGGACATTTAAATGATGAAAAAACAATTGAAAAAGCGCTGAAAGGTTGCCGGTTTCTTTTCCACCTCGCCGCAGACTATCGACTATGGGTCCCTGACCCGCAAGCAATGTACCTCACCAACGTGGACGGCACTCGCCTGCTCATGACAAAAGCTCTCGAAGCTGGAGTTGAAAGGATTGTATATACCTCAAGTGTCTGCACATTAGGCTACCACACAGACGGAAGCCCCGCGAATGAAGACTTGAAATCCAGCTTAGAAAGCATGATCAGTCCTTATAAAAAATCAAAATTTCTAGCGGAAAAAGCAGTATCCAGAATGGTTAAGGAAAACGGTCTTCCTGCTGTTATTGTTAATCCGTCCACCCCGGTCGGCCCCGGTGATTCCCGTCCTACACCCACAGGAGCCATGATACTTAACACCGCCCGAGACGGTGGAAGGTTCTACGCCGAAACAGGGCTTAACATTGCCCATGTTGGAGATGTTGCCCGCGGTCATCTGCTGGCTCTAGAAAAAGGAACTATCGGCCGCAGATACATTCTCGGCGGCGATAATTTATATTTGAAAGAACTTTTCGCTATGACAGCTAAAGCAGCCGGTAAGCCCGGCCCCATGTGCAAGGTTCCCACTGCGGCCCTCTACCCCATTGCCATTATCAGCGAGATTCTTGCCCGCTTAAACCTGGTAGATGAGCCTGTGGCCACAATGGATAGCATCCGCATGGCCAGCAAAATAATGTTTTACAGTTCCAAAAGAGCAGAAACAGAACTTGGATATACCCATCGCCCGGCAATTCAAGCTGTTGAAGACGCTATCAAATGGTTCAAAGAAAACGGGATGCTTGCGTAA
- a CDS encoding glycosyltransferase, translating to MSAEFAYLPAGIVSELNFLNLDEVCLHYVTHIRNFVLDEDLGAAYFNRFASDAGLNKNVNGTKCFIHLINKLAKLTPFNSAIQTIFHQLYPSPEAKPKLLLLGRESVDPVLQPKVEHFVKRGKYAQAHAAILLELEKDKSNLLLADMLAELDIQAGIDIDPWHKDIGIHEIFKKDWISRLAFLYAKNGQSEKAVHYWNLVKDSGGRDSEVLCNYLASSYLKIGDREEAYKLFERSLEIDPVQMPISLAKRELEQPFVVSKDVLDGKDVSVCIYSYNKAELLDMTLKSVCESSLEKCEVLVLLNGCSDGSLGVVKKVQKAYPSITIELINIPINMGAPAARNYLVNHVLTTKKSEYIAFLDDDVTLPVNWLEALVTAIEEDSKIGAVGCKVVNPDRSLQYLFRDVSIVKHGVFRLSLGTPFWSKDLNLYDVRRDVDNVMGCCHLMRRECFEKVPNFDICFSPSQLDDVAFHLDLRLSGYKVRYLGQLECVHHRSTGFQGLHKRVYGNSLGNDVKFYYRFLESFKVFKRWQQERNMSLFLK from the coding sequence ATGTCTGCGGAATTTGCGTATTTGCCAGCTGGAATAGTTAGTGAGCTTAATTTTTTGAATCTTGATGAGGTATGTCTCCATTATGTAACCCATATACGTAATTTTGTTCTGGATGAAGATCTCGGCGCCGCCTATTTTAATAGATTTGCATCTGATGCGGGCTTAAATAAAAATGTAAACGGGACAAAATGTTTCATACACTTAATTAATAAGCTGGCTAAACTTACTCCTTTCAACTCCGCAATTCAAACCATATTCCATCAATTATATCCATCTCCTGAAGCAAAACCCAAGTTGTTGTTGCTAGGAAGAGAATCCGTAGATCCTGTATTACAGCCAAAGGTGGAGCATTTTGTCAAAAGGGGGAAGTATGCTCAGGCACATGCCGCGATTCTTCTTGAACTGGAAAAAGATAAGAGCAATCTTCTCCTTGCTGATATGCTAGCTGAATTGGATATTCAGGCAGGTATTGATATTGATCCGTGGCATAAAGATATTGGTATTCATGAGATTTTTAAAAAAGATTGGATTTCTAGGTTGGCTTTTTTGTATGCCAAAAATGGACAGTCTGAAAAGGCTGTACATTATTGGAACTTGGTTAAAGATTCAGGTGGAAGGGATTCGGAAGTTTTATGTAATTATTTGGCTAGCAGTTATCTAAAAATTGGAGATCGTGAAGAAGCCTATAAGTTATTTGAAAGATCTTTGGAAATTGATCCTGTTCAGATGCCGATAAGTCTTGCAAAAAGAGAATTGGAGCAGCCTTTTGTTGTTAGCAAAGATGTTCTTGACGGTAAGGATGTTTCCGTTTGTATCTATTCTTACAACAAGGCCGAATTGTTGGATATGACACTGAAAAGTGTATGTGAATCATCGCTCGAGAAATGTGAAGTTCTTGTTTTGCTTAACGGGTGTTCCGACGGGAGTCTCGGTGTTGTGAAGAAGGTCCAGAAGGCTTATCCGAGTATTACTATCGAATTAATAAATATTCCAATTAACATGGGGGCCCCTGCGGCGCGTAACTATCTTGTTAACCATGTTTTAACTACAAAAAAAAGTGAATATATCGCGTTTCTAGACGATGATGTGACTCTCCCAGTCAATTGGCTGGAAGCTCTGGTTACAGCAATTGAGGAAGACTCGAAAATTGGAGCAGTGGGGTGCAAAGTTGTTAATCCCGATAGATCATTGCAGTATCTTTTTAGAGACGTGTCAATTGTAAAACACGGCGTTTTTCGTCTCAGCTTAGGGACTCCTTTTTGGAGTAAAGATCTTAATCTTTATGATGTTCGCAGGGATGTAGATAATGTTATGGGGTGTTGCCATTTGATGCGAAGAGAATGTTTTGAAAAAGTACCTAACTTTGATATATGTTTTTCACCGAGCCAACTTGATGACGTGGCATTTCATCTCGATTTGCGTTTGTCCGGCTACAAAGTCAGATATCTTGGACAACTTGAGTGTGTTCATCATAGGTCCACTGGATTTCAAGGCCTGCATAAGAGAGTTTATGGCAATTCTCTGGGTAATGATGTTAAATTTTATTATCGTTTTCTTGAGTCTTTTAAAGTTTTTAAGCGCTGGCAGCAAGAAAGAAATATGAGTCTTTTTTTGAAATAA
- a CDS encoding response regulator translates to MSYTILVLDDDTHVRESMAIALEDEGLTVYQAESAEVAFRVLDTVQIDLAIVDLRLPGMDGTEFIDAAIKLWPKLKYIVYTGSPEYQMTSEQGAALNVSNTIFLKPLMDSKAIIDEIRHMLG, encoded by the coding sequence ATGTCATACACAATATTAGTTCTTGATGATGATACTCATGTCAGAGAAAGTATGGCGATTGCTTTGGAAGATGAGGGCTTAACCGTTTATCAGGCTGAAAGTGCCGAAGTTGCTTTTCGGGTGCTTGATACTGTTCAAATTGATTTGGCTATTGTTGACTTGCGTCTTCCGGGTATGGATGGAACTGAGTTTATTGATGCGGCCATAAAGCTGTGGCCGAAATTGAAATACATCGTGTACACGGGATCTCCAGAGTACCAGATGACTTCTGAGCAGGGGGCAGCATTAAATGTTTCAAATACAATTTTTCTTAAGCCCCTTATGGACTCCAAAGCAATAATTGACGAAATCAGGCATATGCTTGGGTAG
- a CDS encoding STAS domain-containing protein — protein MSDQIIDTGHKFDSGEGRTASLPFDLFEEIRGDSTVLSLHGVYNTQTVKHLKPRLYELSEEWDGRTIVDLNKALFIDVSCLAVFFKAHKAALRKGGSVVFVNRNEHIQKIFHAVKMDRILNIVPSLEAADVFLNDKAQAV, from the coding sequence TTGTCTGATCAGATTATTGACACAGGACATAAGTTCGACTCTGGGGAGGGTCGTACTGCTTCTTTGCCGTTTGATTTATTCGAAGAAATTCGAGGTGATTCGACGGTCCTTTCTCTCCATGGGGTATATAATACGCAAACTGTAAAGCATCTGAAGCCTCGTTTATATGAATTGTCCGAGGAATGGGATGGCAGAACCATCGTTGACCTTAATAAGGCTTTGTTTATAGATGTTTCGTGTCTTGCCGTATTTTTCAAGGCGCATAAGGCCGCTCTGCGTAAGGGGGGCAGTGTCGTATTTGTTAATAGAAATGAACATATCCAGAAGATCTTTCATGCTGTAAAGATGGACCGTATTTTAAATATTGTGCCCAGCCTTGAAGCCGCAGATGTTTTTTTAAATGATAAGGCTCAAGCTGTATAA
- a CDS encoding glycosyltransferase family 9 protein has protein sequence MKKVKFSCKDGRWLIISNGILGHTLLVLSALKVIKNIYPDSYITMVVDDGSAELVRANPMINKVCIFNRKKDSLYRQWELIKEWRKDKYDVSVHFRSGVRNEILAFLGGVKARIGNKLKGSFQFLNHIGMDINGVHVLEKRSHFMSFVLDQKVELAPPVLHRDPQARADVAKVLAEKGIEPGKYVVLHPAGKTSGGLKWSLDYWAAEVAKIPVEYPIVVVCAPFERELVQEAIKGENVFHLEGSVAFLSEIIAECCWFVGNDSSPGHMAAIWGKSRVIAYNSSSPEEFVKWSPFHPEGCRVVTKEEFIEKGLGEPLNWLFKQ, from the coding sequence ATGAAAAAAGTAAAATTTTCTTGCAAGGATGGCCGCTGGCTTATTATTTCTAACGGCATTTTGGGACACACTCTTCTTGTTCTTTCCGCATTAAAAGTTATTAAGAATATCTATCCTGATTCATATATAACTATGGTTGTTGATGATGGCAGTGCAGAACTTGTTAGAGCTAATCCAATGATCAATAAAGTTTGTATTTTCAATCGCAAGAAGGATTCGCTGTATCGTCAATGGGAGTTAATAAAAGAATGGCGAAAGGATAAATACGATGTTTCAGTGCACTTTCGTTCTGGGGTCCGTAATGAAATTTTAGCGTTTCTGGGCGGAGTGAAAGCTAGAATAGGTAATAAACTAAAAGGGTCTTTTCAGTTTTTGAATCACATTGGAATGGATATTAACGGTGTGCATGTCCTTGAAAAGAGAAGCCATTTTATGAGTTTTGTTCTTGATCAAAAAGTGGAGCTTGCTCCTCCCGTTCTTCATCGTGACCCACAAGCAAGGGCTGATGTCGCGAAGGTTTTGGCAGAAAAGGGCATCGAACCCGGAAAATATGTAGTTCTACATCCTGCTGGAAAAACTTCGGGAGGGCTTAAATGGTCTCTTGATTACTGGGCCGCAGAAGTCGCTAAAATCCCTGTAGAATATCCTATTGTGGTTGTTTGTGCTCCGTTTGAGCGTGAACTTGTGCAGGAAGCAATAAAGGGAGAAAATGTTTTTCATTTGGAAGGAAGTGTGGCTTTTCTTTCGGAAATTATTGCAGAATGTTGTTGGTTTGTTGGCAATGATTCTTCTCCGGGCCACATGGCTGCTATATGGGGAAAGTCACGTGTGATTGCATATAATTCATCCAGCCCGGAAGAATTTGTTAAATGGTCACCGTTCCATCCTGAAGGATGTAGGGTTGTTACTAAAGAAGAATTTATTGAAAAAGGTCTTGGTGAGCCTCTTAACTGGCTTTTTAAGCAATAA
- a CDS encoding putative quinol monooxygenase — protein sequence MIILTAALQAKKGKETEVEQILVHMVSETAQEEGALEYRLHKSKNNDGSFLFYEKYSGQTAFETHVASAHYKQLGEQLGGLLAKEPIIDFYDFITGIPE from the coding sequence ATGATTATTCTAACCGCAGCCCTTCAGGCAAAAAAAGGCAAAGAAACAGAAGTTGAACAAATACTCGTTCATATGGTGTCAGAAACGGCACAGGAAGAAGGAGCATTAGAATACAGACTGCATAAATCAAAAAATAACGACGGCAGCTTTTTATTTTATGAAAAATACTCGGGACAAACAGCGTTTGAAACTCATGTCGCATCTGCTCACTACAAGCAGCTAGGCGAACAGCTCGGTGGTTTACTGGCGAAAGAACCCATCATAGATTTTTATGATTTTATTACTGGAATTCCTGAATAA
- a CDS encoding BON domain-containing protein, with protein sequence MKKIFFALSFVLFSSSLLSSTILTETAHAGFLPYGRMYKAAKDDRAYTTQARDVRLQLQLHKTMLLEAPSDIINISSYVYLEHGFLVGEVDSENQSKALVSAAGKLAGLNGVSYYLPLKKTKNKPETSSALELKLKSMLEPDYPSSKLTIKVVQDVVVVLGVLTHEEEKKALDSLKNFAGVDKIINFIQAPSTREVKRGRPRPLRNLF encoded by the coding sequence ATGAAAAAAATATTTTTTGCTCTCAGCTTTGTGCTCTTTTCTTCATCACTTCTCAGCAGCACTATTCTCACTGAAACGGCCCATGCCGGATTTCTTCCATATGGCAGAATGTATAAAGCTGCGAAAGATGACCGTGCTTATACAACACAAGCCAGAGATGTTAGACTTCAATTACAGCTTCATAAAACCATGCTGCTGGAAGCTCCATCAGACATCATAAATATAAGCTCTTATGTTTACCTCGAACACGGATTTCTTGTGGGAGAGGTAGACAGTGAAAATCAGAGTAAAGCGCTGGTAAGTGCAGCCGGAAAACTGGCAGGACTAAACGGTGTCAGCTACTATCTTCCTTTGAAGAAAACAAAGAATAAGCCGGAAACTTCCTCTGCACTTGAATTGAAACTGAAAAGTATGCTGGAGCCTGATTATCCTTCATCAAAACTTACGATAAAAGTAGTTCAGGATGTAGTTGTAGTCCTTGGAGTTTTAACTCATGAGGAGGAGAAAAAAGCACTGGATTCTCTTAAAAATTTCGCAGGTGTTGATAAAATAATAAACTTCATCCAAGCTCCTTCCACCCGAGAAGTAAAGCGAGGCCGCCCAAGACCTTTACGCAACCTTTTTTAA
- a CDS encoding mechanosensitive ion channel family protein, whose amino-acid sequence MNATDGIVSKILVDTSLDEQLGFLNPDFLRDLFEQGIGFVSLYGLRLIVALLVLFVGRIASRQISNLIKRVMLKAKVDDILTSFIQNIVYYIMLAAFVVAALGQAGINITSFLAVLGAAGLAVGLALKDTLSNFAAGVMLIVLRLFKKGDYVTIAGTSGTVQTLSAFYTELSTPDNQKVVVPNSSILNAVIVNTTANKTRRIDLVIGIGYEDDIPKAKAILAEILAGDKRLLKDPKPAIVVGELGNSSVDLLVRPWVRTSDYWAVRWDLLEGIKITFDKAGISIPYPQTDVHLYTEEKES is encoded by the coding sequence ATGAACGCAACTGACGGAATTGTTAGCAAAATTTTGGTAGATACTTCTCTGGACGAACAGTTGGGATTTTTAAATCCTGATTTTTTGAGAGATTTGTTTGAGCAGGGCATTGGATTTGTCAGCCTTTACGGGTTAAGGCTTATTGTCGCTCTTTTAGTCCTTTTTGTAGGAAGAATTGCTTCAAGGCAGATTTCAAATTTGATTAAACGGGTTATGCTTAAAGCGAAGGTTGATGATATTCTAACCTCGTTTATACAGAATATTGTTTACTACATAATGCTTGCTGCGTTTGTAGTTGCGGCGCTCGGGCAGGCTGGGATTAACATTACTTCCTTTCTTGCTGTACTCGGTGCCGCAGGTCTTGCCGTCGGCTTGGCTCTTAAAGATACTCTGTCAAATTTTGCCGCCGGGGTTATGCTTATTGTACTGCGTCTTTTTAAAAAGGGAGATTACGTCACAATAGCCGGAACTTCCGGGACAGTGCAGACTCTTTCCGCCTTTTATACAGAATTATCCACTCCGGATAATCAGAAAGTAGTGGTTCCTAATTCTTCAATTCTTAATGCGGTAATTGTTAATACCACCGCAAATAAGACAAGGCGTATCGACCTCGTAATCGGCATCGGATATGAGGACGATATTCCAAAAGCAAAAGCAATTCTTGCAGAAATTCTTGCTGGTGATAAGCGACTTCTCAAAGATCCAAAGCCTGCAATTGTGGTAGGAGAACTTGGCAATTCAAGCGTGGATCTGCTTGTACGTCCGTGGGTAAGAACTTCAGATTATTGGGCAGTTCGATGGGACTTGCTGGAAGGTATAAAGATTACTTTTGATAAAGCCGGGATCTCAATCCCTTATCCGCAGACAGATGTGCATTTGTATACGGAAGAGAAAGAGAGTTAG